atcatgcctctgcttgtcatgccaaacacatgataacacaaacagatctgggaacaggctaGGCCCCTCTCTCTAGGATGTGTGCATCTAACTAACTTGATGAGTTAATATCTACTGCCCTCCTGTGATTTCACAGTGCAATGCAGGTCATTTGGGGAGCCATGACAATGGAACCACAGCATCGCAGCACGTTGCCAAGGAAACTTCTGCCACACAGGCAAATAGAACAAAGTAGTTTATTGAATTAACGTAAAATGATATTATGCGTATGTACTAcagtagcctgggtgccagtctgttgaGTGAACATTCCACCCCTTGTACTCCGTGTCACATGCCAAATGTTTAGcatgacaaggagtggaatgatagctaaacagactggtacccggGCTACAACCACTGGTCTAATATCATACAGTTTAGAGTCCTTCATTACATCTTCATTGTTTTAATCAACTTTTCCCCCTGAGTCAGACTGTATTCAGTTggaagaaagagaaaggaagcagagacaaagacagaaggCAGAacaggagggaaagaggaagagaggaggatgataggagagaacaggaggagaagaggaagagaggatgagaggagagaacaggaggaaaagaggaaaagaggaagagaggatgatgAGAGCAAACGGAAAAGACAAAGGCAGAAAATGAAATGAGGATGGGAGAGGACAAAGGTCATTGGAGGAAATGCCATTTTTGTCAGAGTCTGATTGTGACTTCCTGTGATAATGTCATTTTGATAATACAGATGGGtttaggaaaaaatatatatatttttaagagaTGTTGGTTGTCGAATAAAGGACCATAATGTTAAGATGCTTGTCCCTTTATTCAAGACACTGTAACCAACACTGAGGCACTTCAACGGTTAAATGGTTACCAATTATTTACAACAGAAAAACAAACCACAGGTTTTACAGAACCTTTGACAGCCAATAAGAAGACTCTTGCTGGCAGTCAGATGGATAATCAGTTAAACAGTAATACTTTGGACAACACAGTAGAGATGTCTAATGTCTAATAATGTCCCAAGTTGTCCTTtcatgtgtgttatgtgtgtacaTAATATGGATGCATtgctagcctgatcccagatctgtttgtggtcTGGCCAATGACAACTCCATTGCTGTCATTGCCAAGCCAACTCTTTGTCACCCATTGTCATGTTTGGCTTGACACAAATGAGTGACAGGAGTTgtcatgatggcacaaacagactggcactcagacTAGTGCATTGAGTCTCCTTCATAAGAGAACCATTTCATGTCAGACACTCTGCTGTGTCACACAGCTCTCTGTATTGAGGTGGTTGAGAGGTGAAGATCACAGGTGGCACATCAACCTTTCTTCTCATCTGGCAGAGTATTGTGATGGCCAGGACAACTCCAACATCCTGAGGACCAGACACACAGTAACGGTTCAGTCAGGATTGACGGAGCAGGTGACCAGATGCTGAGTGTAAGAGATAATGGTTCAATCTAATAGGCCTACACTCGAAAGGTACGGTAATAAAAGAGTATGGAACAGCGTTTGGTTCAATAAGTTTTAAATTCAGGTAGAGTCAATTGAAAttaacttcctgaattgaaaaatCCACATAAAAAACTATGGACAATTTTGAATTTGTGCAttgaatttcaattgactgaattgaaaaaaACTGAATTGACTGCAACCCTGGAAAGGTGAAATAAACGGCCGGCCCACTGATTGACGAGGGTggcattttctgagctaaactgcTAAGACCcacctccaacaacaacacatagAACCTCACATAATTCTGCCCCAAAACAAtctctcaaccagtggcatatggGCTTTTTATGTGAGCGCTGATGTCACCCTTTGAGAAGCAGTCCCCACATTGTCAAAGGTGCTAAATGATTTGCTTGTCCTTCCcccagggtgctgttggagagacaCATATCTGATCACTCAACCAACATACAGGGAAAAAAATGATCTAACATAAATAATGTAGTAGATTTAGGATATGTAAGAAAGaccttttctgtagcctacaggctggagataaaaaTGTAATGAGACACACTTTTTTACATCATGCAGCTTTCtccaatcaaatagcctgacctaaacggaggtcaatcaaatagcctgacctaaacggaggtcaatcaaatagcctgacctaaacggaggtcaatcaaatagcctaacctaaacagaggtcaatcaaatagcctaacctaaacggaggtcaatcaaatagcctgacctaaacgGAGGTCAATCAAATAGAACATTTGCTGTCATTATAACAAACAACATGtcctaaaaacaggacaggtcaaagtgAAATGAATAATCACAGCTGTTGTCCAGGAGTTTCATCCCGttgtcatgatcagtggtttcaagttGGTATCTGTCCAGTTGACAAGCTGATCAcaatgaaaaataaaatatttacaatGTAAAAACATTGCAAATAGTCTCCTGAGAACTAATCCTGAgattagtcacaggaatcaggactaataaagccAATGTAACGGCCGGTTTTCCAAAGGTGgtcctaccacatggatgggcctaccacatggatgggcctaccacatggatgggcctaccacatggatgggcctaccacatggatgggcctaccacatggatgggcattcatacaaTTCCATTGTGTCTTTTTTTGGTCCTGTTCGGATGTCGTTTTTATGTGTTTTACCAAACGGTAGGCTTACCACATACGATgcattcagagagtattcagaccatttgactttttcaaaatgttatgTTACGGCCATATTcccaaaaaaatattaaatagtttttcccctcatcaatctacacacaatatcccataaaaaCAAGGCATCATTTTGGGGGGGAAATGttcttaattaaaaaaaaaaaaaaactgaatgaACACATTTCCATAGgtatccagaccctttactcagtactttgttgaagcacctttggcagtaattacagtctcaagtcttcttggatatAACACTAcaatatttggggagtttctcccattcttctctgcagatcctctcaagctctgtcaggttggatagcgctgcacagctattccggcctctccagagatgttagatcgggttcatgtctgagctctggctgggccactcgaggacattcagagacttgtcccaaagccactcctgcgttgtcttggctgtgtgcttaggctcgttgtcctgttggaagctgaaccttggccccagtctgagatcctgagggctctggagcagattttcatcaaggatccctctgtactttgctccgttcatctttccctcgatcctgactagtctctcagtccctgccactgaaaaacatccccacagcatgatgctgccactgccatgcttcaccgtagggatgatgccaggtttcctccagacgtgatgcttggcattcaggccatagagttcaatcttgatttcatcagaccagataatcttgtttctcatggtaagagtcctttagatgccttttggcaaactccaaacggaagtctggccactctatcataaaggcctgattggtggagtgctgcagatggttatccttctggaaggttttcccatttccacagagggactctgtaggtctgtcagagtgaccattgtgttcttggtcacttccctgacctaAGCCCTTCTTCCccaattactcagtttggccgggcggctctaggaagtgtcttggtggttccacacttcttccatttaagaatgatggacgccattgtgtccttggggaccttgaatggaccagatctgtgcctcgacattatatagacaggtctgtgcctttcttaatcatgtccaatcaattgaatttaccacagatggactccaatcaagttgtagaaacatatcaagaatgatcaatggaaacagcatgcacttgagctcaattttgagtcttaaagcaaaaggtctgaatagttatgtaaataaggtatttctgttttttattttaatacatttgctaaaataaaaaataaaaaatgttttctggggtattgtgtgtagattgatgaagatttctttttttatttaatccattttagaataatgctgtaacgtaattttttggggaaaaagtttaggggtctgaatactttccgaatgcactgtagatgggCATTAATAACATTCCATGTCAGGCCAAACTGTAGGCTACACTTCAGGTGACACCTTTTGTACAACTTTTTTTGCGGCAGTTCaggaccggccttgatttccaACAGACATTTGTTTTggtccggaccaaatctgaaccaatcatgtttggttcagattttgtccggtctggaccagccttgatttggcccaaacatagatgTCTAGAAATTACTTATTctcaactttcattcagaaccaacCATGTGCATGATTTCAACATCTGTAAAATACACATCTTCAACTTTCATTCATCTTTCTTTCAGACGTCATTTTGCTTACGGGACTGTTCTAGTTTTGCGGGGTTGGTATTTTTTGGTCTTGCCTATGGAGGCAGAATGGCTCGGCCCTAGTTAAATAGTACAGAAATATATTAGAAATACATACCCATAATGCTGTCAGTGCTACGAATATTCCTATTCCCAGGCTGATTGCATTGCTCTCAACAGAGATCAGGATGGGAAGACATGGCTGAAAATGAACAATTAAGAGTTTGTCATTTTGTGTGAAAAACAAGAGTATACAGCTCAGTATTATATCAGAACTTAAACAAACATCAGTTTATTGTATCAATGAGTACTGTACAAGTCATCTCTATGGATCCAACTAGCATTATGACATTCTAGTGGATACACAGCTGCCAGCAAAACATTTTGAGCAAAATTACGAGCAAAACAGTTTAGTTGCACCCTCTTGACAGCAGATACATTAAAAGAATTGTGTAATTCTACGCATTTTAACTtggggtgtagagaaaatgttgccgttttaaagcaagttcgctgcaattctacacattttgccatggggcagaggaaAATGAGCTGTTTTACagataatttcctgcaattctacacattttgccatggggtggtgAGAAATGTATGCCGTTTTTAATATGACATCATAGTGAGACTGACTAACCACATCAACGAGGGCCCCATGGGTAGTAATTTGGCCATGATAACAAGTTTAGATAACTGTCTGCTAACCTAATTTAGCAATCTAAAAAATATTATCTGACGTGGGTTAGGGCTGGTTAGGGCTAGTAGATCTGAGGGCCTTCAAAATGgccaccagttgcccatccctggtgaagtggaatgacatgttTTTACCTTTTCATATACCAGCATGTTTTCATCCATTAATCCCTTGTGGTCATCATCCTCAGACGAATTACTTTTGTGATAGTGAATAACAAATCTTGTATTGTTACCAGGAGCAACCTGAAATAGAATGTGACAAGGTTTAAAACAGTGCTCCACTTTAGCTGCATGATTTCTTACTAGGCTGCAGCATGGCATCCATTATGTGTCTGGTCCAAATGTGTTCTATCGTATTTGTGGGTCTTTTAGAGTATTGTCATGTACATCTTCCTCAGTTTATTTATGGTCGTCTTGTCACTGTCCTTATCGTCTCTTTTTTAAATTTTgttttaaaaacacattttaaaagatagaataaaaaatgtattgctcTTACCAAAAGACATAACAGATTTATTTAACACAGACTGACCAACTGAATCAGATCCTCCTCAGCATACAAAAAACAACATCAACAAGATAACTTATTTAACGCAGCAGACTCACACATTTAAAGTCTGTTGAGTCCTCAtcagaacagagacaggagatgGGGATGTCTGTGCCCCAGTCTTGGTAGCCTTGTACGAGCCCACAGCATTTGAACTGAAAGTGAAGGAAACAGCACAACAGGCATTTTAAAAACAATTAGGCAATTAGGCAAACAATTACCATATATAGTTAAGGCCTGGAGAAACCTCCATGGAGAAATCTCCAATGAAAGTGTTTTTAGTCCAGGCCTTGGTTTACATAATATGGAAAACCGTCCCTAAAGACACACATACATTGAATTGGCACCCTGGGACTTTGAATTGGCACCCTGGGACATTGAATTGGCACCCTGGGACTTTGAATCGGCACAAGCAGAGACCATAAGAAGAATTAAATGAAGGTGACTTACGTTAGTCTGTATGTTGTATATCGTTTCTATATCAGTTTGTTTCGCTCCACTCAGAGGCATCATCGCTAGATGTTCCTCTCTGGTTAACTCCTCCATCTTGAAATGAATCAAGTTAACATTCagtgttatagtcacagctgaaACCTATAATCAGCTTGGAAATTTGAAATAGACAGATACAGTACATTGAATTATCAAGAATCAGATACATTGCACCATCATACAATAACTTCTCAAATATATTTTCACCAGAACAGCAAACAAACATTGTCTCAAGGTTGAATTAGAAAATGAAGACataaacaggtaactgccaaaactAATGGAAACCCCTGAGTAAATGAGGGACACagagtatattgaaagcaggtgcttccacacaggtgtggttcctgagttaattaagcaattaatatCCCATCATGCTTTGGGTCATGTACAGTATGAAAAtgattttggctaccatggctactTCCCCATGgctagggctcccgagtggtgcagcggtctaaggcatcactacagacccaggttcgatcccgggctgtatcgtaaccggccgtgatcgggagtcccattggcccagcgtcgtctgggttaggggaaggtttggccaggggggctttacaagtaggccgtcattataaataagaatgtgttcttaactgacttgcctagttaaataaaggttaaataaaggttaaataaaggttaaataaaataaaaacggaTGATATGCTGCCATCCAAAGGGTATGTTTGCCTgtttgctttgagagactagtcaaggaccatatcacctccaccctacctgacaccctggacccactccaatttgcttaccgcccaaataggtccacagacgatgcaatctcaaccacactgcacactgccctaacccatctggacaagaggaatacctatgtgagaatgctgttcatctactacagctcagcatttaacaccatagtaccctccaaactcgcatcatcgaccccgccctgtgcaactgggtactggacttcctgacgggccgcccccaggtggtgagggtaggtaacaacatctccaccccgctgatcctcaacactggggccccacaagggtgtgttctgagccctctcctgtactccctgttcacccacgactgcgtggccacgcacacctccaactcaatcatcaagtttgcggacgacacaacagtggtaggcttgattaccaacaacgacgagacggcctacagggaggaggtgagggccctcggagtgtggtgtcaggaaaataacctcacactcaacatcaacaaaactaaggagatgattgtggacttcaggaaacagcagagggaacacccccctatccacatcgatggaacagtagtggagagggtagtaagttttaagttcctcggcgtacacatcacagacaaactgaattggtccacccacacagacagcatcttgaagaaggcgcagcagcgcctcttccacctcaggaggctgaagaaattcagcttgtcaccaaaagcactcacaaacttctacagatgcacacacgagagcatcctggcgggctgtatcaccgcctggtacggcaactgctccgcccacaaccgttaggctctccagagggtagtgaggtctgcacaacgcatcaccgggggcaaactacctgccctccaggacacctacaccacccgatgtcacaggaaggccataaagatcatcaaggacaacaaccacccgagccactgcctgttcaccccgctatcatccagaaggcgaggtcagtacaggtgcatcaaagctgggaccgagagactgaaaaacagcttctatctcaaggccatcagactgttaaacagccaccactaacattgagtggctgctgctaacacactgactcaactccagccactttaataatgggaattgatgtaaaatatatcactagccactttaaacaatgctacttaatataatgtttacataccctacattatttatctcatatgtatacgtatatactgtactctatatcatctactacatctttatgtaatacatgtatcactagccactttaaactatgccactttgtttacatactcatctcatatgtatatactgtactcgataccatctactgcatcttgcctatgccgctctgtaccaccactcattcatatatctttatgtacatattctttatccctttacacttgtgtgtataaggtagtagttttggaattgtttactcgttggttattactgcattgtcggaactagaagcacaagcatttcactacactcgcattaacatctgctaaccatgtgtatgtgacaaataaaatgtgatttgatttgatttgtcactgAATGTTTTGATGAGCATGGAAACGATCTATGTAAAACCATAGGCCATtgctgtctcagtcaccagatctcaacccaattgaacacttatgtgagattcTGAAGCAGCTCCTAAGACAGTGttttccatcaacaaaacaccaaattatggaattcaTTGTGAAAGAATGGtctcgcatccctccaatagactTCTAGACACTTGTAGAATAAATGCCAAGGTGCAgtaaagctgttctggctcgtggtgccccaacgccctattaaaccactttatgttggtgttttccattattttgccagttacctgtgtgtgtatatatatatatatatatagactactgtacCTCGTGTTTGGAATAATATGCTTTCACGCACTCCACAAACAGGTACAGGCTGGCCAGTGACATACCTACAGAAAACTACACACATACAGAGGTTGTCAAGCAAAATCAATACTTAAGGTTCATTCAAAACTTATCCTGCTTTTTGGGAAACATGTCATGGGGAAAGTGTTGACTGGTTTCAGTTGAGTTGTATGGCATGGCATTACCTATCAGAAAGGAACAGTTTGCAGCAGAGAAGTCAAGTCGGTAGCCAgatcccagacctgtttgtgctgTCTAACCAACTCCTATGATAATTATCCAAGACAAACcgacagatctgggatcaggctaacaCTTTGAGACAGGTCTCGGCAGGCTTACCAGAACCACAGCCCATTTCTTCTCCTTGCGAGCGCCATAGACACCAAAGATAGACAGGACCAGGGTTGCTGCTTCTAGGACATACAGAACTACTATCCCAGGCAGAATCTCCTCTATCTGTGCATAGGAAGACAAGCCAGATTAATGATATGGCAACTGTGGGTTTATAATCATAATATTACAATGATGCTGATGGAttctagcctggtctcagatctgtttatgctgtatagccaactcctatgCTTGTTGTCCTGCTAAACACTGTAGGAGTTggaaagacagcacaaacagatctgggaccaggctagatggACACAGCATTATTATAATGAAATCAATATGATATAATTAGTCAATATAATAGGAGTTATAAAAAAACAGAATTACTTCTTCTGATTGGTGGAAGTACCCATGTCCAAATAATGTGATGGCCAGCAAGAGGGTGCTGATGATCTGAAGAGAATACAACACATGATACAATCATTACAATGTACAGGGTATTATTCTGAGAATTCTACTGATAATGCACAGTAAAGGTTGATACAGTCATTTGTTTCAGAGGAGTTGAGGGATCCATTTCTTCATAACTTCAATAATGCATTTGACCAACGCCATCTACAAATGGTTTTTAAGCAGACAGTAAATTGTATTTACATATATTATACCTCATTTATAAATAGACTAAGAAATTATACATGATTAAGAAATGAATAGCTGAAATATTTACTTAGTCGGCTGGTTATAAACATCGAATATCAGTTATTGACTATCCTAATATTCTGACAAATACGTGATAACTAAGGTCAGTAAGTCTATTTGAAGATGAGAATAAACATAACTAAAAAATGTAAGATATTTAGCAGCGCGAGTTAATAAACAAATAGGGGCCAAATTAAAAGGCCGAAAAATAAATAAGTAAGCTGaacacacccacaaaccaaagCTAAAAACGTGTTCCAGTGAAAGATTAAAGCCCAGCAGCCCAACTGCAACATTAAatacaacatttttatttaattttagtgCTTGTCTTGATACTGCACTATAAAACAATCGTCTCATTATTGTTGATGAAAGCGGCACCACTCTTTATTCCGTCCCGTGTAAAATGCAACTCTCACTGCTTGCGTTGAAGTTACAAAAATAACCAGCAATAATGTAAACAAATAAGGTCGTATTAAAAAACGTGTATCGACAGCCATAATTGGCAACATGCTCCTATAAAAAAACGGGTTTATCTACTCGAATACGATCACTTACACAGATCAAGACACAGACGAAAATGAACGTCCGTTTTACGCAGATATGTATTCTTCCCATTTCTATATTTGGTTATAATAAAAACAACAGTTTGGATAAGCAGTTCACTTCAGAGTTGGTCTTGCTGAAGCCCAAGATCTTTAAGTCCAGAAAATAGATTGTCTGATTCCTTTAactgtttcttcttcttctcaacATGAGAGTGTGTTGACATGCTGCTGAATGGTGTTTTGTGTTATGGGAGGGACTAGCCCGCATGAACGCAACGCCCCATGAACTTGACTTATATTTTCTTTAAATGCGCTCTCCcagaagttagagagagatgTGCAACCACAGCAGTAAGATTTGTGGCCAGTTGCCCTGAGAAAACGGTAACAAGTGGAgtacaaacaacattgtaaatattgatttgtttattgtCTGCCCTCCTATCGGTTGTCTTGGCAGAACAAAGCATCTCCTGTGTGAATCCAGAGGTCCAGTccagagcaaggaggcctgagTGAACATGAAATCACATAATCAGCCATTTCTGGACAACTATGGAATCACCActtgcgtccaaaatggcaccctattccctagtgctctataggccctggtcaaaaagtagtgcactatatagggaatagagtgctatttgaGAAGCAACCCCATTGGGTCTCTAGGAATCCAGAGAAGGGCCAAGTGTTAAGCAATGTCAATGTCAATGCAACCCCACAAAACATCTGGAGCACATTATGTACAGAGGAAGATAGTAATGgaacagactcaagcatatgatagcaatggaacagactcaagcatatgatagtaatggaacagactcaagcatatgatagtaatggaacagactcaagcatatgatagTAATGGAACCGACTCAAGCATATGATAGCAATGgaacagactcaagcatatgatagcaatggaacagactcaagcatatgatagtaacagaacagactcaagcatatgatagtaacagaacagactcaagcatatgatagtaacagaacagactcaagcatatgatagTAACAGAACAGACTCAAGAATATTCCCCATTCACAGGAAAAGGATGTACAAATGAAGggtttgattttttatttattttatttcacttctattgaaccaggtaggttagttgagaacaagttctcatttgcaactgcgacctggccaagataaagcatagaaattcgacacatacaacaacacagagttacacatggaataaacaaaacatagtcaataatacagtagaacaaaagaaaacaaaaagtctatatacagtgagtgcaaatgaggtgaggtaagataagggagttaaggcaataaataggccatggtgcagaagtaattacaatatagcaattaaacactggaatggtagatgtgcagaagatgaatgtgcaagtagagatactggggtgcaaaggagcaagataaataaataaatacagtatggggatgaggtaggtagatagatgggctgtttacagatgggctatgtacaggtgcagtgatctgtaagctgctctgacagctggtgcttaaagcaggtgagggagatatgagtctccagcttcagtgatttttgcagttcgttccagtcattggcagcagagaactggaaggaaagatgaccaaaggaagaattggctttgggggtgaccagtgagacatacctgctggagcacgtgctacgagtcggtgctgctatggtgaccagtgagctgagataaggcgtggctttacctagcagcgacttgtagataacctgtagccagtgggtttggcgacgagtatgaagcgagggccaaccaacgaggaTAGGTGGGCATACTTATTTTACAGTAGGTTTGAAATGCTGGAGAGTAACTGTTCCTTTCTGGGTAACAGATTAGTTCAACAACTACG
The genomic region above belongs to Oncorhynchus kisutch isolate 150728-3 unplaced genomic scaffold, Okis_V2 scaffold1502, whole genome shotgun sequence and contains:
- the LOC109882867 gene encoding tetraspanin-8-like, whose translation is MGRIHICVKRTFIFVCVLICIISTLLLAITLFGHGYFHQSEEIEEILPGIVVLYVLEAATLVLSIFGVYGARKEKKWAVVLFSVGMSLASLYLFVECVKAYYSKHEMEELTREEHLAMMPLSGAKQTDIETIYNIQTNFKCCGLVQGYQDWGTDIPISCLCSDEDSTDFKCVAPGNNTRFVIHYHKSNSSEDDDHKGLMDENMLVYEKPCLPILISVESNAISLGIGIFVALTALWDVGVVLAITILCQMRRKVDVPPVIFTSQPPQYRELCDTAECLT